A DNA window from Helianthus annuus cultivar XRQ/B chromosome 15, HanXRQr2.0-SUNRISE, whole genome shotgun sequence contains the following coding sequences:
- the LOC110914107 gene encoding uncharacterized protein LOC110914107, giving the protein MQELDQLISCHRMVSGTVLNEYEDSWLWNNQLKNLSVQDIKGWVRSGTSQELVSTFRWCRWLPAKCNIFMWRACLDRIPTKVALRRRNIVTGDSLCVFCDNAEETVDHLLTECRFVQGVWSGIAHWCHLPPIFLFSTQDVQALVDHVGCPSRKKEVILGILVITCWRIWKARNEKAFKMINVKIAQVISDIKSLSFLWYSSSGKDSVDWAGWHSFSFDVM; this is encoded by the coding sequence ATGCAGGAGTTGGACCAGCTTATTAGTTGTCATCGGATGGTGTCGGGGACTGTTCTTAACGAGTATGAGGATTCGTGGCTGTGGAATAATCAACTAAAGAATCTTTCGGTTCAGGATATTAAAGGATGGGTCCGAAGTGGCACGTCACAGGAGCTGGTCAGCACGTTCCGTTGGTGTAGATGGTTGCCGGCCAAGTGTAATATATTCATGTGGAGAGCTTGTTTAGATCGGATTCCTACGAAGGTGGCGTTGAGACGAAGAAATATTGTTACAGGAGATAGCCTTTGTGTTTTTTGTGATAACGCTGAAGAAACGGTCGACCACTTATTGACGGAATGCAGGTTCGTTCAAGGAGTTTGGAGTGGGATTGCACATTGGTGTCACCTTCCGCCGATTTTCCTGTTTTCTACCCAAGACGTGCAGGCTTTGGTTGATCATGTGGGTTGCCCGAGCAGAAAGAAGGAGGTGATTTTGGGCATTTTGGTCATAACATGTTGGCGTATTTGGAAGGCGAGAAACGAGAAGGCTTTCAAGATGATAAATGTGAAGATTGCTCAAGTTATTTCGGACATCAAATCGTTGAGTTTTCTGTGGTATTCTAGTAGTGGCAAAGATAGTGTGGACTGGGCGGGTTGGCATTCTTTTAGTTTTGATGTAATGTAA